From Brassica rapa cultivar Chiifu-401-42 chromosome A06, CAAS_Brap_v3.01, whole genome shotgun sequence:
GAAAGCTACAACCTTGAAGATTCCTTTTTGAAGAAAGAACAAATCttcgaatctgaagaagaagctcTGTGATGTTGTTCCTCTCTAACCGAATCCGTCACGAGCTGAGGTTTGATGCTTCTTGAAGCTGCGATTAGATTCCCTTTGTTTACTGAATCGGAGCTAAGCGTTAGATATGTTTAGATACGTTGCTGCTTCGTGCTCTCCATAGATTCGATTCTCTTGTGGAAAAGTCTGAATCTTTATTTGgaaaagagagagatagagagagatggAAGAAGTAGGCGCTCAGGTGGCTGCTCCTTTATTCATACACCAATCGCTTTCTCCTATGGGGAGAAAACGCAACCTCTATCACCACCAGATGCCGAACCGTCTCGTTCCACCTCAGCCTGAGCAGCGTAGAGACGAGTGGAACTCCAACATGTGGGATTGGGATAGCCGGAGATTCGAAGCTAAGCCTGTTGACGCTGAGGCTCTTCGCCTTGGGAGCCAGACACAGTTTGATCTGACTTCAAGGAAGGTGGGAGAAGAGAGGGGGCTTGATTTGAATCTTGGAAGCTGTCTAAACGCCGCGGAGGAAGAGACGGCGCAGGCAGCTAGACCGAGTAAGAAGGGTCGGTCTGGATCTCCCGGAAGCGGAGGGAACTATCCGGTTTGTCAGGTGGATAACTGTAGTCAAGATTTGTCTCATGGTAAGGATTATCACAGAAGGCATAAAGTCTGTGAAGTTCACAGCAAAGCTACTAAGGCTCTCGTTGGGAAACAGATGCAGAGGTTCTGCCAACAGTGCAGCAGGTAGAAATGAATCAACTGCTTGACTTTTACACCGAATCTGGTTTTTAAGatgagtttcttttttttttgcaggtttcatCTTCTTTCTGAGTTTGATGAGGGGAAAAGAAGTTGTAGGCGTAGGTTGGCTGGCCACAACCGACGTAGGAGGAAAACAACGCAGCCTGAGGAGGTTGCTTCTGGTGTTGTAGCTCCGGGGAACCGTGATAGTACCTCTAACGCTAATATGGATCTTATGGCTTTGTTAACCGCCTTAGCTTGTGCACAAGGTACTAAGTTGAGCTTTTCTCTGGTTCTTAGAGTTCTTGTTTTATTAATAGCTTTGTGGTCTGTGGTTTGCAGGTAAGAATGAGGTAAGGCCAATTGGGTCTCCAGCTGTGCCTCAAAGAGAGCAGCTTCTTCAGATACTCAACAAGATAAACGCTTTGCCTTTGCCTATGGATCTCGTCTCTAAGCTCAACAGTATTGGGAGTTTAGCCAGGAAAAATACTGATCACCCGGTGGCGAACCCTCAAAACGATGTGAATGGGGCTTCTCCTTCCACCATGGATCTGCTTGCTGTTCTCTCCGAAACGTTAGGCTCATCTTCACCTGATACGCTAGCCATATTGTCTCAAGGTGGGTTTGGTACCAAAGAAAATGACAAGGCTAAGTTATCTTCTTACGACCACGTTGCTACAGCCAACTTGGAGAAGAGAACCGTTGGTGGGGAGAGAAGCAGTAGCAGTAACCAGTCTCCTTCTCAGGATTCAGATTCACATGCTCAAGACACTAGGTCTAGCTTGTCTCTACAACTGTTCACCTCCTCACCGGAGGATGAGAGTCGACGACCAGCCGTGGCGTCCTCGAGAAAGTATTATTCGTCAGCAAGCAGTAACCCTGTGGAGGATAGATCTCCATCTTCATCTCCTGTGATGCAAGAGCTATTCCCATTGCAGAGGTCCCCTGAAACCATGAGGTCTAAGAATCACAATAACACAAGCCCCGTGAGGACCGGGGGTTGCTTGCCTCTTGACCTCTTTGGTGCATCGAATAGAGGAGATGCAAATCCTAACTTTAAAGGATTTGGGCAACAGTGTGGTTATGCGTCTTCTGGTTCTGACTACTCTCCTCCTAGCTTAAACTCTGATGCTCAGGTTTGCAGCTTCTAAACTCCTCTTTAGCATCTATGTGTATATGTAGAGGAAACAATCCGCTTATGGTTTTATTTCTGATGTCTTTCAAACAGGACCGCACTGGAAAGATAGTTTTTAAACTACTTGATAAAGATCCAAGTCAGCTCCCTGGAACATTACGAACTGAGGTGATAATTTTAGGGCATTATCACCTTTTATTGTTTGCTTCCTTTGAATACTCATAGTGATTTTATCTTCCTCTTATTACAGATCTATAACTGGCTGTCGAGCAT
This genomic window contains:
- the LOC103872891 gene encoding squamosa promoter-binding-like protein 14 — encoded protein: MEEVGAQVAAPLFIHQSLSPMGRKRNLYHHQMPNRLVPPQPEQRRDEWNSNMWDWDSRRFEAKPVDAEALRLGSQTQFDLTSRKVGEERGLDLNLGSCLNAAEEETAQAARPSKKGRSGSPGSGGNYPVCQVDNCSQDLSHGKDYHRRHKVCEVHSKATKALVGKQMQRFCQQCSRFHLLSEFDEGKRSCRRRLAGHNRRRRKTTQPEEVASGVVAPGNRDSTSNANMDLMALLTALACAQGKNEVRPIGSPAVPQREQLLQILNKINALPLPMDLVSKLNSIGSLARKNTDHPVANPQNDVNGASPSTMDLLAVLSETLGSSSPDTLAILSQGGFGTKENDKAKLSSYDHVATANLEKRTVGGERSSSSNQSPSQDSDSHAQDTRSSLSLQLFTSSPEDESRRPAVASSRKYYSSASSNPVEDRSPSSSPVMQELFPLQRSPETMRSKNHNNTSPVRTGGCLPLDLFGASNRGDANPNFKGFGQQCGYASSGSDYSPPSLNSDAQDRTGKIVFKLLDKDPSQLPGTLRTEIYNWLSSIPSEMESYIRPGCVVLSVYVAMSPAAWEQLEQNLQQRVAVMLQDSHSGFWRDSRFIVNTGRQLASHKNGRIRCSKSWRTWNSPELISVSPVAVVAGEETSLVIRGRSLTNDGISIRCTDMGSYMSMEATGAACKRAMFDELNVKCFRVNNAQPGFLGRCFIEVENGFRGDSFPLIIANASICKELNRLEEEFHPKSQEQAQTSDHRPTSREEILCFLNELGWLFQKNQTTEPLEQSEFSLSRFKFLLVCSVERDYCAVIRTLLDMLVERNVVNDEPNREALDMLAEIQLLNRAVKKKSTKMVELLIHYSVNLGSSKKLVFLPNITGPGGITPLHLAACTSDSDDMVDLLTNDPQEIGLSSWNSLCDATGQTPYSYAAMRNNHTYNSLVARKLADKRNKQVSLNIESEIVVDQLGVSRRSSTELNKSSCVSCATVALKYRRRASGSHRLFPTPIIHSMLAVATVCVCVCVFMHAFPIVRQGSHFSWGGLDYGSI